Proteins from one Elgaria multicarinata webbii isolate HBS135686 ecotype San Diego chromosome 3, rElgMul1.1.pri, whole genome shotgun sequence genomic window:
- the LOC134395727 gene encoding zinc finger protein 79-like, whose product MNLATHQRIHTGEKPFECLRCGKRFISTHSLIRHQIIHREDNPFKCLECGKSFSEKHDLAKHQRIHTGEKPFICPECGKAFNQRGALTIHQRIHSGETPFKCSECGKKFRCSGALKEHQRTHTDEKPFKCLECEKRFRYSGGLKEHQRTHTDEKPFKCPECGKRFKKKEALTSHQRMHTREKSFECLQCGKRFCSMIIHSKDNPFKCLECGKSFSDQHDLAKHQRIHTGDKPFECLKCRKRFKGPLMPRSDLISQHEEKEEELLVQETLTGRFVEVS is encoded by the exons ATGAACCTTGCAACACATCagcgaattcacacaggagagaaaccatttgaatgtctgCGGTGTGGAAAAAGATTCATTTCCACGCACAGCCTTATACGTCATCAGATCATTCACAGGGAAGACAACCcgtttaaatgtctggagtgtggaaagagcttcagcgaGAAGCATGACCTtgctaaacatcaaagaattcacacaggagagaaaccatttatttGTCCAGAGTGTGGAAAAGCATTCAATCAGAGGGGGGCACTTACtatccatcaaagaattcactcagggGAGACACCatttaaatgctcagagtgtggaaagaaatTCCGTTGCAGTGGTGCCCTTAAAGaacatcagagaactcatacaGATGAGAAACCATTTAAGTGCCTGGAGTGTGAAAAGAGATTCCGCTACAGTGGTGGCCTTAAAGaacatcagagaactcacacagatgagaagccatttaaatgcccaGAGTGCGGAAAGAGATTCAAAAAGAAGGAGGCCCTTACTTCACATCAACGAATGCACACAAGGGAGAAAtcatttgaatgtttgcagtgtggaaagagattctgcTCAATG ATAATTCACAGTAAAGACAacccatttaaatgtctggagtgtggaaagagcttcagcgaCCAGCATGACCTTgcaaaacatcaaagaattcacactggagataAACCATTTGAGTGTTTGAAATGTAGAAAGCGCTTCA AAGGGCCTCTGATGCCCAGATCTGACCTCATCTCCCAGCatgaagaaaaggaggaagagctGCTTGTCCAGGAGACATTGACAGGTAGGTTCGTAGAAGTATCATGA
- the LOC134396449 gene encoding oocyte zinc finger protein XlCOF20-like — MPRRRSNLGRRTRRAEAVRRVIANQTEEERASANERNRQRMAQIRAEEAAEQRAARLEDARLRARRSRSAASHRLRSQQNERDRLRVAERRQRETADQRQTRLRQRTHTGEKPFKCLECGKGFSVRVQALLHQRIHTGEKPFKCLECGKGFSVREQALLHQRTHTGEKPFKCLECGKRFSHSSALHRHEITHTGKQAFNCVVCGKCFSHRSSFISHLRRPHRETSSENGESDTSEESSLAADLGQDEESCDSDASSEVPSKPFNPVPSQAMIPNSSPTIHSSPEHSSQCITWDAQSHGGSAYLTPRVPFRPGNTHE, encoded by the coding sequence atgcctcgcagaagatcaaacttaggtcgtcgtactcgcagagcggaagcagtGCGACGAgtaattgcaaatcagactgaggaagaacgggcatcagcgaaCGAGCGAAACAGACAGagaatggctcaaatacgtgctgAGGAAGCAGCTGAGCAACgtgcagccagacttgaggatgcacggttgcgagcacggcgaTCGCGTTCTGCAGCTTCACATCGGCttcgttctcaacagaatgaacgcgacaggctgagagtggctgaaagacgtcaacgagaaacagcagatcagcgtcaaacacgactccgtcaAAGAActcacaccggggagaaaccgtttaaatgcttggagtgtggaaagggcttcagtgTGAGGGTGCAGGCTTtgttacatcaaagaattcacaccggggagaaaccatttaaatgcttggagtgtggaaagggcttcagtgTGAGGGAGCAGGCTTTgttacatcaaagaactcacacaggggagaaaccatttaaatgtttggagtgtggaaagagattctccCACAGCAGTGCCCTTCATCGCCATGAAATCACTCACACAGGGAAACAAGCTTTTAACTGCGTGgtatgtggaaagtgcttcagtcatAGGTCATCCTTTATTTCACACTTGAGAAGACCTCACAGAGAGACCTCTTCGGAGAACGGAGAGTCTGATACCTCAGAGGAATCTTCTCTTGCTGCAGATCTTGGGCAAGACGAGGAGTCCTGTGACAGTGACGCTTCATCTGAGGTTCCCAGCAAACCATTCAACCCTGTTCCAAGCCAAGCCATGATTCCAAATTCCTCTCCCACCATCCACAGCTCACCAGAGCACAGTTCACAGTGTATCACATGGGATGCTCAGAGCCATGGTGGCAGTGCCTACCTGACTCCCAGAGTACCCTTTCGCCCAGGAAATACACATGAGTAA
- the LOC134396398 gene encoding zinc finger protein OZF-like — translation MNKREEHQRKKERNKHLDGDLHATMVQPKTPKEKREKSPVSGNPALDDHCTTHATEKRYKCLECGKSFRYSRDLLAHQRSHTGEKPFKCLECGKRFSSKNGLTLHGRMHSGEEPFECLQCGKSFKWKGTLAIHQRIHTDTVEKPFECSQCGKRFFSKHSLTRHQIIHREDNPFKCLECSKSFSDKHDLAKHQRIHTGEKPFICLECGKAFSQKGALTLHQKIHSGEKPFKCLECGKRFRCSGALKEHQKPHTEEKLFKCPECEKTFSCQSALNTHQRTHTGEKPFKCLECGKGFSVRVQALLHQRIHTGEKPFKCLECGKSFRWKGYLTLHQRTHTGEKPFKCLECGKRFSHSSALHRHEITHTGKQAFNCVVCGKCFSHRSSFISHLRRPHRETSSEDGESDTSEESSLAANLGQDEESCDSDASSEVPSKPFNPVPSQAMIPNSLPTTHSSPEHSQCITWDAQSHGGSAYLTPRVPFRPGNTHE, via the coding sequence ATGAACAAGCGAGAAGAgcaccaaagaaagaaagagaggaataAACACCTGGATGGTGACCTCCATGCAACTATGGTGCAACCAAAAACAcccaaagaaaagagagaaaagtccCCTGTGTCTGGAAACCCAGCCCTTGATGACCATTGTACAACCCACGCAACAGAGAAACGATataaatgccttgagtgtggaaagagtttcaggtaCAGTAGAGACCTTCTTGCCCATCAAAGatctcacactggggagaagccatttaaatgtctggagtgtggaaaacgCTTCAGCTCGAAGAACGGCCTTACTTTACATGGAAGAATGCACTCGGGGGAGGAACCGtttgaatgtttgcagtgtggaaagagcttcaagtgGAAAGGGACCCTTGCAatacatcagagaattcacacagacACCGTTGAGAAACCTTTTGAATGTTcacagtgtggaaagagattctttTCCAAGCACAGCCTTACACGTCATCAGATAATTCACAGAGAAGACAACCCATTCAAATGTCTGGAGTGCAGTAAGAGTTTCAGCGATAAGCATGATCTtgctaaacatcaaagaattcacacaggagagaaaccatttatctgtctggagtgtggaaaagcttTTAGTCAGAAGGGGGCACTTACTCTCCATCAAAAAATACActctggggagaaaccatttaaatgcttggaatgtggaaagagattcCGCTGCAGTGGTGCCCTTAAAGAACATCAGAAACCTCACACAGAAGAGAAGCTGTTTAAATGCCCAGAGTGTGAGAAAACCTTCAGTTGCCAGTCCGCTCTTAAtacccatcaaagaactcacacaggggagaaaccgtttaagtgcttggagtgtggaaagggcttcagtgTGAGGGTGCAGGCTTtgttacatcaaagaattcacacaggggagaaaccatttaaatgcttggagtgtggaaagagtttcaggtgGAAGGGAtaccttactttacatcaaagaactcacacaggggagaaaccatttaaatgtttggagtgtggaaagagattctccCACAGCAGTGCCCTTCATCGCCATGAAATCACTCACACAGGGAAACAAGCTTTTAACTGCGTGgtatgtggaaagtgcttcagtcatAGGTCATCCTTTATTTCACACTTGAGAAGACCTCACAGAGAGACCTCTTCGGAGGACGGAGAGTCTGATACCTCAGAGGAATCTTCTCTTGCTGCAAATCTTGGGCAAGACGAGGAGTCCTGTGACAGTGACGCTTCATCTGAGGTTCCCAGCAAACCATTCAACCCTGTTCCAAGCCAAGCCATGATTCCAAATTCCCTTCCCACCACCCACAGCTCACCAGAGCATTCACAGTGTATCACATGGGATGCTCAGAGCCATGGTGGCAGTGCCTACCTGACTCCCAGAGTACCCTTTCGCCCAGGAAATACACATGAGTAA